The genomic stretch AGATATATTCGTCTCTGTAGGTTGATAATCAGTGGATTGATCGATAATGGGCATTTCATTCTTCAAGATTGAATTGCAGTCATCTTTTGTTGCCACAACCTATCAAAATTGCAATCACGCTTAACAGACATCACAATGAAATTAGATAAGAATGTGAGAAACTAGCCTTACATCCACCGTGAAAGAGGAAGTGTTCATAGTGCAGGAGAGACCATGCAAGGAAAAGTAAGACTTGACATCTTCCAACACATTAATGGCCCCATCCTTGCGTTGAAGACCCTGCAAAGTAAATTTGCATAATAACATAAATCAATAGGATCAATGATAGAGTTTTGGAAAGAGTGTAGTGCTAGCATTGCTCAATGGTAGATACTAAACCTCAAGCATGAAGGACATGGTATTCTTGTTTGGCAAAGAAATCGATGACTTCTGCTGCACAATAGGCAAGAAAGACCAAGCAAGCCCCCATCGGGATGTCCTGCCCTGGACAAATTCAGTTGTCTTCACTACAGTGACTCCAACTTCCCAAAGTTTTGATGTAAGAAACTTGAGGTTTGATTTTCTACCTATCATTGAAGTGAACCACCTATGAACACGCATTGAAATAAATGAGCACAAATTTAATTTAATACAAGTCAATATCAACACATAAACATGAGAAGCAGAAACGCTACCCATATACAAAAAAACTATACCTAAAATTATGCTTCAGTTGAGTACTATCTTCAATAATGCGAGTAATGAAGGCCTTCTCACCACCAGACCAAACCATTTCTTCAGAAGTACCACCACAAGCAGTTTTGGGATTAAGTCCCGCTTCCTCCAAGCTTTCAAAAAATGGAGGATTACACATACAAAAATCAAACTTCTCATCATCCCTAACTACACCGACAAGTATGGGAGGTCTGTGATAATTCTTACTCTGACATGAATTCAACTCAAGAGGCAAATCCAGTAAAGGCTCCACCTCCGTGCCACTAAGGACCGGCTCTTCATCCTGCAACAACCCTTCCACACAGGAAGTAGTTGCACTTGCATTGCTTTGTATCCTCCTAATTTCAATCAACTCAGAAACATGTGGATTACTGTTAACATTTCTCTCCGCCCACTCAATTGCAACATCAGTTACATCTGCACCCAATTAAGCAAACTTCAAAAAAAtctaatttttattatattttttcaCATCAACCACAAGATAAAAACTAAAACAACATACACACCTGAGCCTACAAAACTCCATCCCAAAAGGGATGCACCAAGAAGTGGATAAATGCAATTGGCTCCAGTTCCTATATCAAATCCTCTGACCTTACCATCATCACCCCATGAAACGGTATTCGAAATGATGTTAGATGAGAGAAGATCTTGAAGCCAATGAATGTAATTAGACCTATTGGGTACAGTGGGACAAAGCTGTCCATCAGGAATCCACCTAGTAAAATGCAAACACAAGATGACCCATTATGGTAAATAGATTTTTTTTAGGTTAAGAATCACTATGAAATGGAAAAATACCAGTTGAGAGAGTGATCATGGAGGAGTAAGACACGGGTGAGTTCGCGAGTGGCGTTGAAATCAGTCCAATCGATTCTAGGGTATCCGTTATGAGAGAATTGAACAAAAGGTTGGAAGGATGGGTAGAGAGAAGCTAAATGAGCGAAATCAGGTGGGTTTTCAGAGTACTTGTTGTTGGGGTGAATGGTGGGTCGATTTTCTTGTCTCTTTCTCTTTTTGTTTTTGCTTCCCATTTCTCAAAATCAAAGCTTTTTTGGATTGAAGAAAAACAAATAGTGTATGTCAATGTGCTGAGAGAAAGGATTTATCAATGGCGAAAAACAAAGAGCGGAGTAGTATATGAGAATTTAGAGAGAGAAGTACTAGTAGTAGAGTGTAGCGACAACGGGAAGATGAGTGAAGAGTGAGATCGTCCACCACAATCACCACCATGAGAAGAAGGTGAAAATTGGTCGGTAAAGGGAACCGGTGACAATGAGAGGGTAGTGGAGTAGTGGATTattggatttttttttttttaaaattgatgATGAACTATAAAATCTAAATTAATTTTGTGTTCTTCAATTagatttttctttttctttttttaaattgATGATAAACTATAAATCTATTTAATTgagtttttttttatatttaaatatcttttggtatttaaaaattgatttttttagTGGAATAATTTTTTTAGATTATACTAGTAATTACTAATGATTTccttcttttttttctctttcacACCACTCTTTGTAGTTTTTTTTTCAATGTTatgtttattttttgtatttttatataaaaactatttaatttatataaaaaaatatttcatattatatagtaaattattttttaaagtagtttagttattgaaaattattttttaaaGGCGAACAAATGGGATATCGAGGATTCGAATATGCATCAATACACTTAATTTTTTGTCGAGTTATAAATTGAATTGATTTAACGGACCAAATCACTTTTCTTTCTATTAAGTATTTTATTTATACTTTGtctcaaaataaatatttatttataatattaatataaaatttaatatttttttattactATACTCTTATTAATTATCTTTATTTATAGTTATTACATAAATCGATGAAAGTGATTTAAGAATTAATAATGACAATAGAGAAAAGAAGAGAGAGATAACGAATAATATTTTGGATGCCATAAAGAAATTCTAAATTTATATGAAAAACTTGTGATAAAAATTTGTGACATAATACTAAATCAAAGAAAGATTTCGTCTTCAAGATGTTATCAAAAACATCTTCATGTTAGATAAAATTTTAATTAGGATGATTTTCTTTTATAAATAAAATACTTTCAAGCAAAGGCAAGTTATCTCTAACCTTTAAATTTGAAATACTATGATGCACGGAGATAAATTCCAAATTAGAAGAATGTAAGAAGGTCTGGTAGCTGATTTTCAGGAGGTTAGTTGGAGGAAAATATCATCTGGTAATGTTACTAGACCCAGAGCATTATTCACCTTGTGGATGGCCTACCATGAAAGAAAGGTAACCAAGGATAGACTTGTTAGGTTTGGTATGATAACAAATGACAATTGTTATTTCTACGAGGATAGAGAGACATTGAATCATCTCTTTTTCCAATGTAATGAGCTAAAAGAGATTTGGAACAACATCTTGTGTTGGTTGCAGATGGGCCATTCTCTTGGTATGTGGAGTGATGAGATCAAGTGGATAACTGGCAAGAGTAAAGGCAAAGATTGTAAAACTAGTATCCTCAAATGTGTTTTTGTAGAGACAATCTATGAGACACGAAATTACAGGAATTCGATCAGTTTTAGGAAAGACCCTAATAAGAGCACAATAGGATCCAAAATCATTGACATTATTGTGTATAGATGTTGGGTAAAACTGAAATTTAGGAAGTTCATGGGTAGACTTATGATGCCTTAATAGGGTGGTCTTGTGGTTGGTTTGGTTTTCTTGTTCAGCTGGATCTCCCTTTGGGATCGCTTCGTTGTAATCATTTTTTGGTTGAAATTAGGATGATTAATATTTAACAATTTTTTCCATTTTGGAATCAGAAATGGAGAGAAATGCAAAAGCTGCGACGGAGAGAAGCTTCCGATGAGGTGGAGAGAGAGGTGTATCTACAAGGTTAGCATTCTAACGCTAAAGTAAGTATGTGAAAGAGTAGAGAGTATTCAAATTGTGTTTGAAACTTGTTGCCTGATTTGGCGTCATTCCCTATTTATAAAGGAGAGAAACAACGGTTTCGCTATCTTTCAGGCGTGGAATGTGGGGGGCTATTGGATACGCTTGAGGCGTAAATCTATCGTAATAAGGTATATGATAGTCCTATGATAAGGAGAAGATTCCAGAAACATAACTATGTAGTTGGTCTAGAGGCTTTGACCTTGAACTGGTAATCTGAAGGTGGTTGGTCTAAGAGAAATATGGTGGGTCCAGAACAGTTGTCCCCCAAACCCTTATGCTTGAGTAGTAAGGTGAGGGTTTAGAGAATTTCACACTCGACGATCGATCATCCTTATTTCTGGCTTCACTGCTTAGAACGCCAAACGTCTATATAGGACTGTCATTATTATCATTCTTGAGAACTGAAACACTTGAGTGTTATGTGAGAGGGATACAATCTTTGATAAGTCATCTTTCATTTTGTATTGCCATAACATAAGTCTAGGAAGACCTAGAGGTGTTTTCACTTGGATCTTTCTTTTCTCCTTCTTCTTGAGCGGTTATCTCTTtctctttcatcattttgttttcttttatttgAGAAAGTTAACGCAATATGGATAAGAGATCGCGGAAGAATGTAAAAGGGAACCAGAATGACTCAACATTTCCATGGGAaatgttgatatttgtaaatatagtGTTAAGAATATATGTATATAGAATAGTctcacatcgactatatcatgtaattagcTGTAATatctctatatataataaagtcttCGTGGTGCTTTTCAAAATTCAcggtttattcaaatgtctcttagtctcttgTATTTCAACATGGTATCTAGAGCCTGCTAAGAGGTAATTCTTTCTTCGTCGTGCTATACCCGGTTGACCCACTATCTTCCAGTGAGATTTTTTTTCAAACCGTGTCATCACTCCGGTTTGCCTCTCACTTTTCAAAATTCTCCAATAACCATCTGACTTGCCTCCCTCCGATCCGGCCGTTACCCTTTTTCCGCCACTGATACGCGCGTCTGGCGGCCAATTCTGGCCGTTTTTCCGCCAGTCTACTCGCCTCTCCCCACCCGTTCCAGATCCGGCCTTCATTTTACTTTCTGACTCACAAAAAATGATGCTCTAATGCAAACAGCCCCGATTTCACTTTGTTATTTTTTTGTCTATGCCATGCGAAACACTAATTTTGGTTTCAGTGATTCGCTTAGCAAACTTCTGCTTATCCCATGTGAAAAGTTAATCGCCTGATCTAACTACAACATATGGGTTGGTGCTGTCAAGATATGGTTTCATGGTCAGGGATATGAAGATCAATTAACCACAAAAGTGGATATTGTTCTTGCATCCAAACTTGCTAAATGGAAGCAAACAGTTGCATCTCTTGGCAATAATAATAATCGCTTTCGAGGAGGTTCATCCAACTCCAAACCTCGTCCCAAGTGTGACCATTGTAACCGGCTTGAGCATACTATTGACCGTTGTTGGAAGTTGCATGGCAGACCTCCACGTCAGGTAAATGCAGCTCAAACCGGTCACCCAGACACTCTGCAGACTTCACCTTCTCTTCAGAACTCTATGCCAAGCTACGAGGATTTTCTCAGGTGGTGTCAGACTGATCAGAAATATGGTTCCACCGCTTTGGTTGCACACACTGGTAATCCATTTGTTTGCTTCTCTCACTCATCTCCTCTTGGTCTTTGGGTCCTTGATTTTGGTGTGTCTGATCATGTTACCGGTGATAAAAATCTTTTATGTTCCCTCTCTACATCTGGTTTCTTACCTATTATAACTTCTGCCAATGGTTCTCAAAATTGATCCAAAGGGATTGGTACTTTTCAAATTCTACCTTCTCTCTCTGTTACTTATGTTCTCTATGTACctaattgtccatttaatttaTTTTCAGTAAGCCGTTTAATTCGTCCTCTTGATTGTAGTGTCACCTTCACTAATAATAATGTTACCCTGCAGGATTGGAGTTCAGGACAGATGATTGGCGTTGGATGTGAGTCTCAAGGCCTTTATTACCTCTCAGTGTTATCTCGGACATGCTCATCCAAAGATTTTTCACTCATTATCCATGCTCGATTAGGTCATCCCAATCTTTCCAAACTACATAAGTTGGTGCCAAATTTGTCGAAGATATCTAATTTACACTGTGAATCGTGTCAGCTAGGGAAACACACTCGTGGTCAGTTTCCCAATCGAGTCAATAAACGAGCCTCGTccccttttgctttagttcacaTTGATGTTTGGGATCCCTCGTACTGTTTATACTCTTGAGTCTAGGTATTTTGTCACCTTTATTAATAATTTTTCACGTTGCATGTGGTTATTTTCAATGAAGAATAGATCtgaattattttctattttttaacAATTCTATTAAGAAATAATAACTCAACTCTGTGTGTTTATCTGTACCTTAAGAAGTGACAATGCCTGTGAATATTTATCCCAACAATTTCAAAATTTTATGTCACGCAATGGTATTCTCCATCAAACATTGTGCCCGCATACACCTCAATAAAACGAGGTAGCCGAACGCAAAAATCGGCATCTCGTAGAAACCATTCGGACCCTACTTCTCCATGGTAATGTTCCACTTCGGTTTTTGGGGGATGTTGTGCtaactgtaacaccccgaatattttggattaatttaaatattattttaataagattattggaaggaaaaaggaattattaaataatattgggaaatattattattgatgttatttattttaatattaattaaataaataaaataaatggaatatgaagagtggaagggtaaaagtggaattggatataagaggccaaagtgagaactcagaagttttgtcacgtattttgcctcagagtcagagaaagagaggaaccgctgaagagaaagagaaggaagaggaaaaggccaaagattgctcagagcttccttcaatccaaagaggtaaggggtctgaatcttattaaacgttaatatgcgagcaatttcgCGATATCTGTTGGATCGTTGATAGATTTTGGGAATTTTAGGGAtattgggaaagttggggtttttgagggaaattatccgatctgtgagttttgtgACGTTATATGTattgtaatcgaagtatgttgtgtatatataaCTGTTGAATGTTGATTTTGGATTGTTAGCCGTGTGGTGTGAGTTATAGCGAGCAAAGAGGCAAAGCTGCGCTGGTTTTCGTAGCAGGGGAGTTCTGTTCGCGCGCGTTCGCGGCGCGAAgctcagttcgcggcgcgaactgagcaggattcagaggagttctgtaattcactgttcgcgacgcgatccttcgttcgcggcgcgaactgaagcgAAATTGATTATTCGCGACGCGAacctatgttggcggcgcgaactgatAAATCCAGAATCTGATGTTAATGAGTTTggagtacgttgagttgcgagactcttagtaggtcgctgtaattgtattataacaattaatagtgattatatgatggtgta from Lathyrus oleraceus cultivar Zhongwan6 chromosome 7, CAAS_Psat_ZW6_1.0, whole genome shotgun sequence encodes the following:
- the LOC127105758 gene encoding uncharacterized protein LOC127105758, whose protein sequence is MGSKNKKRKRQENRPTIHPNNKYSENPPDFAHLASLYPSFQPFVQFSHNGYPRIDWTDFNATRELTRVLLLHDHSLNWWIPDGQLCPTVPNRSNYIHWLQDLLSSNIISNTVSWGDDGKVRGFDIGTGANCIYPLLGASLLGWSFVGSDVTDVAIEWAERNVNSNPHVSELIEIRRIQSNASATTSCVEGLLQDEEPVLSGTEVEPLLDLPLELNSCQSKNYHRPPILVGVVRDDEKFDFCMCNPPFFESLEEAGLNPKTACGGTSEEMVWSGGEKAFITRIIEDSTQLKHNFRWFTSMIGRKSNLKFLTSKLWEVGVTVVKTTEFVQGRTSRWGLAWSFLPIVQQKSSISLPNKNTMSFMLEGLQRKDGAINVLEDVKSYFSLHGLSCTMNTSSFTVDVVATKDDCNSILKNEMPIIDQSTDYQPTETNISNGSSVNISCDRSGLRISVFQQIPGTLLVKGSVQDKNSPLSGAFSAIFRKLEEALRNKFCTRSV